The genomic window CTCATCGCAGAGCAGGCGAGGATGCTTCCAAGAAAGCTGTGCCTGGAGGACATGTGCACATTGCCTTTACCGGTCAGGGACTTACCAATGTCATGCAACGATGCCCACCAATAAAAGTATCGGCGGGCACCGGCGGGCTACCTAGATGTAGTACGACCTCCAGGAGGCGTTCTCGTTGTACGTCTCGACGAGCTGCTTGTCGGTGTTCGACGTGACCGTGTCGTAGTTACCCAGGAAACCCGAGTTGAAGAAGACGCGCACAAAGTCACTGCTGCAGACACAGCCGCCACCCATGCTGTAGGACGCGGAGGCGGAGTTGTTCTTGACGGCCTGTCCAGCACCAGCCCCGTTATTGGGGTAGACATAGCCGGCGAGGTTCGAGACTTCGCCGTCCGTGTTGCCGTTCCACTTGTAGTAAGCGCCCTGCTGGTTCGAGTTGTAGTAGAGGCAGAACCCCACTCCGGTGGAGTCTGTGGGGCAGGTTCCCGAGGCTGCCTGCGCCGGTGCCGTAAAGGCGAAAACCGAAGCCATGGCGGCAATGAATGTGCCGCATATGTACGATATTTTGCGCATTTCTGCGAACCTTTCCGTTCGAAATTGAGCAAAGTCAGGCTA from Streptomyces sp. FIT100 includes these protein-coding regions:
- a CDS encoding peptidase M23, producing MRKISYICGTFIAAMASVFAFTAPAQAASGTCPTDSTGVGFCLYYNSNQQGAYYKWNGNTDGEVSNLAGYVYPNNGAGAGQAVKNNSASASYSMGGGCVCSSDFVRVFFNSGFLGNYDTVTSNTDKQLVETYNENASWRSYYI